The Brachyhypopomus gauderio isolate BG-103 chromosome 2, BGAUD_0.2, whole genome shotgun sequence genome contains a region encoding:
- the rpl3 gene encoding large ribosomal subunit protein uL3, translated as MWLCTAAAQTDGSAGVASLPVYKRRFQKLSASFNRIRGEMSHRKFSAPRHGSLGFLPRKRSRRHRGKVKSFPKDDPSKPVHLTAFLGYKAGMTHIVREVDRPGSKVNKKEVVEAVTVVETPPMMVVGVVGYVKTPRGLRSFKTIFAEHISDECRRRFYKNWYKSKKKAFTKYCKKWQDEDGKKQLEKDFAAMKRYCRVIRVIAHTQMRLLPLRQKKAHLMEIQLNGGYIADKVDWAREKLEQAVPISTVFAQDEMIDVIGVTKGHGYKGVTSRWHTKKLPRKTHRGLRKVACIGAWHPARVAFSVARAGQKGYHHRTEINKKVYKIGQGYHTKDGKVIKNNASTDYDLSNKSINPLGGFVHYGEVTNDFLMLKGCVVGTKKRVLTLRKSLLVQANRRALEKVDLKFIDTTSKFGHGRFQTVDEKKAFMGPLKKDRIAKEETA; from the exons ATGTGGTTGTGTACTGCGGCTGCGCAGACCGACGGGTCGGCGGGTGTGGCTTCACTTCCTGTATATAAACGAAGGTTCCAAAAGCTATCGGCCTCTTTCAATCGGATCAGAGGCGAAATG TCTCACCGCAAGTTTTCGGCACCACGTCACGGATCTCTGGGCTTTCTGCCCCGCAAGAGGAGTCGACGTCATCGGGGCAAGGTGAAGAGCTTCCCCAAAGATGACCCCAGCAAGCCCGTTCACCTCACCGCCTTCCTTGGCTACAAGGCAGGCATGACCCATATTGTCCGTGAGGTTGATCGACCCGGATCCA AGGTCAACAAAAAGGAGGTTGTAGAGGCAGTCACTGTGGTGGAGACTCCCCCCATGATGgtggtgggtgttgtgggttaCGTCAAGACCCCCCGTGGTCTGCGGTCCTTCAAGACCATCTTCGCTGAGCACATCAGTGATGAGTGTCGCCGGCGTTTCTACAAGAACTG GTACAAGTCCAAGAAGAAGGCTTTTACCAAGTACTGCAAGAAGTGGCAGGATGAGGATGGCAAGAAGCAGCTGGAGAAGGATTTTGCTGCCATGAAGAGGTACTGCAGAGTCATCCGCGTCATCGCGCACACCCAG ATGCGTCTCCTGCCCCTGAGGCAGAAGAAGGCCCACCTGATGGAGATCCAGCTCAATGGTGGCTACATCGCTGATAAGGTGGACTGGGCCCGTGAGAAGCTGGAGCAGGCTGTTCCCATCAGCACGGTGTTCGCGCAGGACGAGATGATCGACGTCATCGGTGTCACCAAGGGACACGGTTACAAGG GTGTGACAAGCCGTTGGCACACTAAAAAGCTGCCACGCAAAACCCATCGTGGACTGCGTAAGGTGGCCTGTATCGGGGCCTGGCATCCTGCCCGCGTTGCCTTCTCTGTTGCCAGGGCTGGACAGAAGGGCTACCACCATCGCACAGAGATCAACAAGAAG GTCTACAAGATCGGCCAGGGTTATCACACAAAGGACGGCAAGGTGATCAAGAACAACGCCTCCACTGACTACGATCTTTCCAACAAGAGCATCAACCCCCTG GGTGGTTTTGTCCACTACGGTGAGGTGACCAATGACTTCCTGATGCTGAAAGGCTGTGTGGTGGGCACCAAGAAGAGGGTGTTGACCCTGCGCAAGTCTCTCCTGGTACAGGCTAACCGCCGTGCCTTGGAGAAGGTTGACCTCAAGTTCATTGACACCACCTCCAAGTTTGGTCACGGGCGCTTCCAGACTGTCGACGAGAAGAAGGCGTTCatg GGGCCGCTCAAGAAAGACCGCATTGCCAAGGAAGAGACTGCCTGA